The Streptomyces sp. NBC_00597 DNA segment GGCGGCAGGTTGATCTCGCCGAGTCCGGCGCGCGGCCCGGAGGACAGCAGGCGCAGGTCGTTGCAGGTCTTGGAGAGCTTGACGGCGATGCGCTTGAGGACGCCGGACATCTGGACGAAGGCGCCGCAGTCCTGGGTGGCTTCGACCAGGTCGGCCGCGGTGACCAGGGGCAGCCCGGTGATGTCGGCGAGGTGGCGGCGGGCCGACTCGGCGTACCCGGCAGGGGCGTTGAGGCCGGTGCCGATGGCGGTGGCGCCGAGGTTGATCTCGTGGATGAGTCCGAGGGCCTCCGCGAGCCGCCTGCGGTCCTCGTCGAGCATGACGGCGAAGGCGGAGAACTCCTGCCCGAGGGTCATCGGTACGGCGTCCTGCAGCTGGGTGCGGCCCATCTTCAGCACGTCGCGGAACTCGACGGCCTTGCGGGCGAAGGCGTCCTGCAGGACGGCCATGGCGTCGAGCAGGCCGCGCACCGCCGAGGCGGTCGCGATCCGAACGGCGGTCGGGTAGACGTCGTTGGTGGACTGGCCGAGGTTGACGTCCTCGTTGGGGTGCAGGTGCCGGTACTCACCCCTGGCGTGGCCCAGCAGCTCCAGCGCCCGGTTGGCGATGACCTCGTTGGCGTTCATGTTGGTCGAGGTGCCGGCGCCGCCCTGGATGACGTCGACGACGAACTGGTCGTGGAGCTTGCCGCCGCGTATCTCCTGGCAGGCGGCGACGATCACGGCTGCCTTCGCGGGCTCCAGCAGGCCGAGTTCCTCGTTGGCGAGGGCCGCGGCCTCCTTGACGGCAGCGAGGGCGTCGATCAGGTGCGGGTAGGCGGAGATGGGCGTCCCGGTGATGGGGAAGTTCTCGGTGGCGCGCAGGGTGTGGACGCCCCAGTAGGCGTCGGCGGGGACTTCGCGGTCTCCGAGCAGGTCGTGTTCGCTGCGGGTGGCGGCGGTCATGGGTGTGCGGCCCTCTTCCTGAGGTGGGTGGGTCAAGGTGGTGAAAGGGGATGGAGTCAGGCGGTGGCGGGGATGCTGGGCGGGTTCAGCGCCGCCACCGGCTGGATGCCGCCGACGGGCCGGCCGCCGCCGGTCATCGACTCGCCCTCGAACCCGGCGAGCAGCCGCGGCTCGACTCCCGCCCGGGCGAGGGCTGCGGCCGTCACCGGGATGCGCGCCCGGTCCGCCCCGTCGGCGATCTTCACCGCGACGGCCCGGCCGTCGGGCAGCGCGGCCACCTGGACGCCCTCGAAGCCGTCCTTGGCCAGCAGCCCGGGCACCGCGCGCATCAGCCGGGCCGTGTCTCGCCCTGTGCCGGAGGCCATCTCCGGGTGGACGCGCAGCGCGTCCGCCACCCGGCGCCCGGCGGTGTCCGGACCGGCCGTGGCGATGCGGGCGGCGGCGCGGGCCAGGCCGTGCAGGGACACTGCGAACAGCGGGGCTCCGCAGCCGTCGACGGTGACGTTCGCGATGTGCTGGCCGGTGAGTTCCTCGACGACCTCGGCGATCGCCCTCTGAAGCGGGTGGCCCGGGTCGAGGTAGCTCTCCAGGGGCCAGCCGGCCAGCTTGCACAGGTACAGCATCGCCGCGTGCTTGCCGGAGCAGTTCTGGGCGAGCCGGGAAGGCCCGCGGCCCTCGCGCACCCAGGCATCCCGGACCGCCGGGGCGTACGGCACGTCGGGGACGTTGCGCAGGTCGTCCTCGGTGAGGCCGGCCAGTTCGAGGATCAGCCGGGTACCTGCGAGGTGGTGCTCCTCGCCGGAGTGGCTGCCCATCGAGAGGGAGAGCAGGGCGCCGTCGAGCGGCAGCCCGGCCCGCACCATGGCGAGGGCCTGGACCGGCTTGAGGGCTGAGCGCGGGTAGCAGGCGGCCTCGATGTCTCCGATGCTCAACCGGACGTCGCCATTACCGCCGAGGACGACGACGGATCCGTAGTGGACTCCCTCGATCATGCCGCCCCGGGTGACGTGGGCGACGGGTGCATGCTGGGGCTCGCGCATCGCTGGCGCGTCCGCGAGGAGACTGCTGCGCATCACTGCCTCGTTCGGTGGTGGGTTGCTGCTGACCGGGGTGGCCGGCGGCGGGCCCGGCCCGGGGGGACGGGCCGCGCCCGCCGCCCGGCTCAGCCCTCGCTCTTCGCGGCGGCGCGCGCCACGCGGCCGCGGACGGCGTACCAGCCGGCGACCAGCGCCGCGGCGATCAGTGGCACGCACAGCACGGTGGTGCGCGCCGCTCCTCCGTCGGCGTACATGAGGACCAGGACGGAGGCGAGGAAGGCCAGCGTCACGAGTTCGGTCCACGGGGAGCCGGGCAGGCGGTAGGAGGGGCGGGTGAGTTCGCCGTCACGGGTCTTCCGCCAGAAGAGGAGGTGGCAGAGCATGATCATGCCCCAGGTAGCGAGGATGCCGATGGCGGCCAGGTTGAGCACGATCTCGAACGCGTCCGCCGGAACGACGAAGTTGAGCCCGACGCCGAGGACGCACATGCCGCTGGTGAGCAGGATGCCGCCGTAGGGCACCTGGGTGCGGCTCAGCCGGGCGGTGAAGCTCGGGGCGGAGCCGTTGACGGCCATCGAGCGCAGGATGCGGCCGGTGGAGTAGAGGCCGGAGTTGAGCGAGGACATGGCCGCGGTGAGAACGACCAGATTCATCACGTCGCCGGCCGCCGGAATGCCGATGTGGGAGAGCACGGTCACGAACGGGCTCTGGCCGGCGCTGTAGCTGTTCCACGGCATCAGCATCGACAGCAGGACGACCGAGCCGACGTAGAAGAGGCCGACGCGCCACATGATCGAGTTGATCGCCTTCGGCATGATCTCCTCGGGATTCTCGGTCTCACCGGCCGCGACTCCGACCAGCTCGACGGAGGCGTAGGCGAAGACGACGCCCTGGATGATCAGCAGCATGGGCAGCAGGCCGTTGGGGAAGATCCCGCCGTTGTCGGTGATCAGGGACGGACCGGGCACGGCGTCGTCGATGGGGTGCCGGGTCACGAGGAAGAAGATCCCGATGGCCATGAAGACGACCAGTGCGCCGACCTTGACGATGGCGAACCAGAACTCCAG contains these protein-coding regions:
- a CDS encoding asparaginase, with the protein product MRSSLLADAPAMREPQHAPVAHVTRGGMIEGVHYGSVVVLGGNGDVRLSIGDIEAACYPRSALKPVQALAMVRAGLPLDGALLSLSMGSHSGEEHHLAGTRLILELAGLTEDDLRNVPDVPYAPAVRDAWVREGRGPSRLAQNCSGKHAAMLYLCKLAGWPLESYLDPGHPLQRAIAEVVEELTGQHIANVTVDGCGAPLFAVSLHGLARAAARIATAGPDTAGRRVADALRVHPEMASGTGRDTARLMRAVPGLLAKDGFEGVQVAALPDGRAVAVKIADGADRARIPVTAAALARAGVEPRLLAGFEGESMTGGGRPVGGIQPVAALNPPSIPATA
- the aspA gene encoding aspartate ammonia-lyase, translated to MTAATRSEHDLLGDREVPADAYWGVHTLRATENFPITGTPISAYPHLIDALAAVKEAAALANEELGLLEPAKAAVIVAACQEIRGGKLHDQFVVDVIQGGAGTSTNMNANEVIANRALELLGHARGEYRHLHPNEDVNLGQSTNDVYPTAVRIATASAVRGLLDAMAVLQDAFARKAVEFRDVLKMGRTQLQDAVPMTLGQEFSAFAVMLDEDRRRLAEALGLIHEINLGATAIGTGLNAPAGYAESARRHLADITGLPLVTAADLVEATQDCGAFVQMSGVLKRIAVKLSKTCNDLRLLSSGPRAGLGEINLPPVQAGSSIMPGKVNPVIPEVVNQVAFEVIGNDITITMAAEAGQLQLNAFEPVILHSLSKSVIHLRAACLTLAERCVAGITANTEKLRATVENSIGLVTALNPHIGYTAATDIAKEALATGRGVAELVLERGLLPAERLTALLRPEVIAGARAAGA
- a CDS encoding amino acid permease, whose amino-acid sequence is MSEQFLKDEKRPTTRHVDAGDTGYSKSLTPRHVNMIAIGGAIGTGLFLGAGGRLADAGPSLFVAYAVCGIFAFLVVRALGELVMYRPSSGAFVSYAREFLGEKGAYTAGWMYFLNWATTGIADITAVATYTHYWRLFSDVPQWVIALIALAVVLTVNLISVRIFGELEFWFAIVKVGALVVFMAIGIFFLVTRHPIDDAVPGPSLITDNGGIFPNGLLPMLLIIQGVVFAYASVELVGVAAGETENPEEIMPKAINSIMWRVGLFYVGSVVLLSMLMPWNSYSAGQSPFVTVLSHIGIPAAGDVMNLVVLTAAMSSLNSGLYSTGRILRSMAVNGSAPSFTARLSRTQVPYGGILLTSGMCVLGVGLNFVVPADAFEIVLNLAAIGILATWGMIMLCHLLFWRKTRDGELTRPSYRLPGSPWTELVTLAFLASVLVLMYADGGAARTTVLCVPLIAAALVAGWYAVRGRVARAAAKSEG